The Candidatus Obscuribacter sp. DNA segment GCTAAGCGTTCGAGAGTTCCACCCTTTACTAGTCTCGACAAAGCGCTATCAATCGTTGTGCGCGGAGCAAACGGAATCAAATCGCGACTTGTAAAAATGTATCCCTTGGGTAGCCCGTTGAGAAACCTTAAAAATGGTGAAGGGCGTCGTGCTCTGGCTGGCATAGCCTACCTCCTTTATGGGGATTATTGCGAGAAATACAGCTGTTTTTCTCGCAATAACCACTGCGATATAAGAGGTACTACGACGGGCGCCGCCAAAAAGTTCAAAAATTGAAAATTTCAACTCTGCGTTAAAAGCAAAGAGTTCTGAAAGCTCTCAGTCCCCCTTTGCAATCAATGAAAAACGCACCCAATTATTTACGCGTTGGACAGTTCTTTCGAATCCTTATCACACCACCCGATTTTACTTTCTCTCAACGCTTGCTGCCTTACCCAGATAGCTAGTCATGCCGTTTGAGTCTAGCCATTGTTTTGCCTGAGCGTCGCCTTTGAGAGTGGCATCGAGAAATTTAGTCGTGATTTCATCGACCATTTGTTGTGTCTGTTGGTCGCCTTGATTGCTGGGTCGATAGAGTCTGCCGCCAAACACACCGTGATCAGCGCCTTCAAAATTGATGAGGTATTGATTGGGCGCTTTCATACCGTCAAATGGGATACGTCTGTCTTCGGCTTTGGTCTCTGCTATGGCGCTGACATCTTTGGTACCAGTGATTAGCATCCCAGGTATGTCGATTTTGCCGTATGTTTTGTCTGGTGCTATTTTGCCACCCATGACTGGTGGACACAGATAGATAGCGGCTTTGACTCGGCTGTCTTTACCCTTTTGCCCAGAAGGAAAGTTTTGACCGGCAATAGCAAGCGATGTGCCGGCACCAAATGAATGACCTGAGACAGCTATTTTGCTCAAGTCCATTTTGCTTTTGAGCAATGGATCTGATTGATTGCGCCTTGCCATTTCATCTATGACAAATTTGATGTCGCCCGCGCGGTCAATTAAGTTTTGACCGTTAGCTGCTGCTTTCATCTTTTGCATCATCACAGCTTTGCCCTCGGTGATGGACGAACGCCATACGCCAGTGTCGCTGCCAGCATGCTGCACGGCTATACAGATATAGCCCTTTTGGGACCAGAATTTGCCGAGATAGGGGGCTGCATCGCGACTCCCGCCCAGTCCATGCGAAAAAATCACCACAGGAAAGGGACCGCTGCCCTCTTTGGGGATGTACAGCCGCACTGGTATATCGCGGTTGCGTGCCTGGTCATGCCAGTCTTCATATACCGCTCCAGCATTTGCTTTGCCCATGGCGCCCTGGCGACCGAGTAGCTGAGCAAAGGCACCCCTTTCGGCACGGGCGTGATTGATAGTGAGCCCCATGGTAGTGGCCAGTAGCAAGCAGGCGGTAAAGGTAGTAATTTTGTGCATATGTACCTCGGGTCTCAGGTGATGCTGGACTATACGAGTACTAACCCAAAATGTTTCACTGGTAATCGCAAAAAACTTGATGACCGAAGCTAAAAGCAACCAAGACTACATTGCACGAGAAAAGCGCTTGACCTCGTTGAAGATCATATTTGTTTGCTTTCCCATTTGGGGGATATTTGCCTATTTAGCCATATTTAGGTGAGGTCAGTTTTGCCCCCATCTCGCCCTCCCATTTGCCAGCCTGTGGCACTTGGTCCACTTTTTGCTGGTACCGGGTATATAGTTTGCGGAGCCAATTCATATGAACATGAAAAACAACGAAGCCGAACCGCACATTAAACCCCGGGACGCCCATGCGGCTGGGGCTGATAATGATGCGCAAAATAGCTGGCAAAGCGAGTTGTTTAAGCCTCCAGCGAGTGCTGCCGAGCGCCGTGAAATGTTGAAGCTGGCTCAAGATGCATCTGGGGCTGGTAAGCAGTCTGAGGCGCTGGATTTTACTGCCGACCACCTCAAACGCGTGGTTGAGCACTCGATAGGTCATACCAATCTGGGCACAAAGGTGCCGGATGACGCTGCCAATTTGCCTGGTTTTAAGGTTGATAAGCGCGTCAAATGTGCCACTACTAGCAGCCAGTGGCTGGTCGAGATGGGACTTATGTCCAACAAAGAGTTCCAGCTCAAGGTCAATGACTTTGTTGATCTCTTGCCTGGCAAGGGCTTTCATAAGCAAGAGTTACACGGCAAGCTTGACCCTAAGCAGTTTCCCGAAGGACCAATCGGCTTTATTGTCGGTCAGGGGCTGGGTCATGATGGCTCAAATCATATTGCTTACGCTGAGCGTCGGGGCGATACCATCCGTATTGTGCACAATGACTGGGCCACTGGCAAAGTCGTCGATCAAAAGGTCCAGGATGTATTTTATGACAAAGCTGGTCAGCCGCGTTTTGACGATCTTACGTTATTTGTATTGCCGCGCCAACAGACAAATTATGCCAGACGCGGTTAGCGCACAGATGAAAGTCACAGATAGTGCACAGCAGATTGTCACCTCAGTCTCTGCCACCAATAGCGGTGTCTAGTATGCGCTGGCTTAGCCAGTTACTGATTTTATCGACTGTTTTAAGCTCATCGCTTGTGGCGCAGGCCGGTAGTGATTGGCAGTCAGAGCGTGAGATTGCTGACAAGCTTGAGCGCAGCCACCAGGATGATGAGGCACTTAAACACTATCGTCTGGCTCTAGCCAGAGTGCCGTCCACTGACTTTGTTAACCGCGCTTATCTACTCGCTCAGATTAGTACTCATTATTTGCGCAAAAGAGATTGGGCTGAGGCTAAAAAGGCTCTTTTTGCTGCCACATCTACTGTGCAGCAACTGCAAAAGCTTGGTCATCTAAACGATGATTTGGTTCTGGCGATAACTTCACTACGTGAGGAGATCAATTTGCATCTCTATCGAGAAAAAGTCTCTTTTGCCGAGCGCAAAGTATTGCTCGTTATGTCCGAAAATCTAGACGTAAATTGCTTGCCGCAGCAGCTTGATTATAACCGCTGCACCGATCTGGCACGTGGCTATCTGGGTAGTGCCGATGCCCCTGCCGCTTTGCTCTGTCTTGAGCGGCTAGAGGGTCATATGAAGGGTGATGCCAATGATCGTTTTAAATTACAACTGCGAAAAGCAGTATTAAATAAAGTGGCGGGCAAACCAGCAGACTTTAATCGTTTAAGCCGTGAGCTGCGTGCTAGAAGTGATATCGCCACAAGTGCCTGCGCAATTGCCGAGGCCCAGACTTGGGCTTGTGATTATAGCGGTGTCCCGATTACGATAGCGCAAGCTCGTGGGCAGTTGGCTAAAGCTAAAAAACTAGATGCTGATGTTCAAAGCCGGTTATACCAGGTCGAAATCACCAATGCTCTGGATAGAGGTTATTATCCACTTGGTGAGCAGCTTTGCCGCAAGTGGTTAGCGCTGCCACAAAAGGCTTTTACTGAGAAGCAAATAGAAAGTGTCAAGGGCAGTCTCTCAGTTTGCTTGCAGCAGCAAAATAAGAGTGATACCACCAATGCCGCCTCACTATATAATCAAAGTAAGAGCAAACAATTTGAGTTTTTGGTGGACGAAGAAAGAGAAGCGCAGCGGGCTATAGAACAGGATAGGCTCAAACGTCGGCACTGAAGTGAAGATTGAGTTGATGAATGTATTGATGAATGAATGACTTGATGATTGAATGAGTCGATGAATGAGTTGATGAATGGATTGAATGAGTTGATGAATGAATAAATTGAATGATTGCTAGTCGTCTTGGAGTAATAGTTTGCCCTTAAGTTTAAAACACAATGCCGCTAGACTGTCAGTATGCTGCTGCACTAGCATTGCTTTGTATTTTGTTTTAGTTATTACTTATCCTTGTGTATTTATTGCTCAGGTCCATGCCTCCGCTATCTGGGAATCTGAGCGGGCACTGGGTGATAAATGCGACATAGATAAGCGTGGTGAAGAAGCCCTGGCTCATTATCGTCTGGCCTTAAAGTCCCTACCCGCCAGTGATTTGATTAATAAAGCAGATTTGCAGACTCTAGTAATATTGCAGCTTGTCAAACTTAAGCGTGATGATCAGGCGAGCCTTGAACTTAATTTACTGGTCAATCAGATGCGGCAGCTGGGCGGACAGCATGCCGCAACTGACCGGCTCCTTTATTCGCTCACGGCACTTGCTGAAGAATTAGATATGAGGGCTCAAGGGGGTCAGGGCACATCTGCTCAGCGCAAAAAGCAATTGTCTATGCTAGAGCGTTTGTATTGTAATTGCTTGCCTAAATACGTTGGTGTTGACAGACTTTGCGCTGAGACACGCGTGTTTTTGAGCTATGGTGATAACCATAGTGCCTGGCAATTTATGGAAAATGTCGCACCCTATATGCACTTTACTGAGCACAAGCGAGATAAGTTTGTGGCGCGCATAGCCGTTGTCAAAAAGCGAGATGGCAAGCCTGAGTCTTACAATAAGCTCTTTGCAGAGCTGACAGCAAAAAAGGGCTTGGTCAGGCTGCTGCCACCATGGCTGATGCTCAGACTTGGGCGGCAGACTATGAAGGCTGTATCCAGACTATTGAGTCTGCCCGTAAGTCTCTAAAAAAGTCTGGCACGCTGGACAATGCAGCCTTGCGCGCCATGTCTATGTCACTGATTGATTGTAGTATGGACCGCGGTGCATGGAGTCTTGCCGAGAGAGAGTGCAAGACCTGGTTAGCTCTCCCCGGAGCCAACACCAGTCCTGACCGTAAGCTTGTGTTGCAGGGGCTTATCAGATGTTTGCAGCAGCAGTCAAAAAATGCTGAAGCGAAAAAATACGAGCAACAAATTAATTCAGGCCTCAGTGACTATGACTTCATTACTGAAGACGAAAAAGCGGTTCAAAAAGAAATTCAAAGTCGCCGCGGCAAAAACTTAAAGTAATTATGTTGTGCTAGTGGCTGTGTGTTTGTCCGTCGGGTGCCACTTGTGCGATTCGCGTGGACGAATTATCTCCACAGAGCAAGGAGCGTGATTGACAATCGCGCGTGAAACACTGCCTAGCAGGTTGTGGGGGCAGACATCTTTGCCGTGGGCACCGAGCATGATGGCATCAGCCATCCAGTCCACAGCACTGTTGATTATTTCAGTGCGAGGCA contains these protein-coding regions:
- a CDS encoding acetylhydrolase — translated: MHKITTFTACLLLATTMGLTINHARAERGAFAQLLGRQGAMGKANAGAVYEDWHDQARNRDIPVRLYIPKEGSGPFPVVIFSHGLGGSRDAAPYLGKFWSQKGYICIAVQHAGSDTGVWRSSITEGKAVMMQKMKAAANGQNLIDRAGDIKFVIDEMARRNQSDPLLKSKMDLSKIAVSGHSFGAGTSLAIAGQNFPSGQKGKDSRVKAAIYLCPPVMGGKIAPDKTYGKIDIPGMLITGTKDVSAIAETKAEDRRIPFDGMKAPNQYLINFEGADHGVFGGRLYRPSNQGDQQTQQMVDEITTKFLDATLKGDAQAKQWLDSNGMTSYLGKAASVERK